The sequence TCCCTTGATCAAGTCAAAATAATGAGCAGCTTTAGTTTGTATGTTAAAGCAGGAAAGTCTGTCTCAGAAAAGAAACGTATGAAAGCAGGAAAGTAAACTATGTCGGGAAAAGTTATTGATTAAAGGAGCAATTATTTTTTGATAAGAATGATAAAAGGAACAACATATGCATATTATTGTTGAAATAGTCTCTCCGAAATAGTTTGCAATCACCAAAAAGAAAAGCGGTGTTACTTCATCAAAAATAAGAAAAGTGGTGCTGGAATTCTTTCTTTCAGAAATTTGGCGGTAACTGCACAATGAAAGAATGTGCTTCTTATCCCACATATGAAAGGGTCTATTTCTCAATTTTCAGAGAGAAGTATCTGTTATAAATCTCTAGGGCTTCATTAACATTGCTAGAATGAGGTTAAAGAGTAATTGGAAAAGTTGTTGAAACTCAGAGTAGGAATCAACATTTAGAGGAGGGACTCATTGCAAATATTATAATTTCGTGAAGTAAAATAAGGGAAGACCTTTTAGAACTTTGACTGGAAATTCAAATTGAGACAAGGGCCTCAATAGCAAACCCTGATACTATGAAGgataaaaagagaataagagttTCTCGGGATAGTTGCCAAAGACCTAATATTTAAAGAAGAGAGTCAATAACCAAAGTTTGATACTATAGagaaagatgagagaaaagacTCAAGCTGTTATGTTTTTTCCACTTCAGTTTGCATGTGTAACTAAAATCTGTTCTGTGATCTTGCTATTGGTGACAATATATTGGGTTCTCTCACATGGTGTGTGAACATGCTTTGGAATTATAGAAGCAGCATGCTTTCATCAGTTGCTGTTTTTTCTCTTGGATTTTGATTAAAACTTCAATTTGCTTCTGTAGGCTAGAGCTTGGTCGCTTGAAGGTTCATTGAAGCTGAAAAACTTGTTAGGTTATGGGGATATATGGGATGGGTCTTTGGCTTATGGCTGGGACCTCACTTCAGAGGTTAGTGCTGGTGTGTCTCTACCCAGATTCAAAAGATTGATCACCCCTGTGACAGCTCGATTATCTCTTCTTTCTCAAGATTGGCTGAAGTTCTCCTCTTACAAAGAACGAGCTTTGGGACTTTCTCTTGGCCTACTGTCATCTAGAAGCCATGATTTGACATACAGTCTCTCTTGGCGAGCCTTGACTGACCCATCACAAATGTCATCGAGAGCAGTGAGGAGACAGCTTGGACATAGTTTAATTTCAGCTCTAAAGTATACATTTAAAATTGATGGGAGAAACTCTCCTCTGAGACCAACCCGAGGATTTGCCTTTCTTTCATCTTCTCAAATTGGTGGCCTCCTACCAGATCACCGGGGGTTACGCTTTCTCCGTCAGGTTCGTACAGTTCATTGTCTGTTATTTTTTTTCTCAAATAGATTTTCCGTCTGTGTGACTGAAACCTCTTTAAGTTTTTCTTAAATAATGTCTGTTACTAGTGTGATATCTAGGTTTGTTTTGATGTTGAACAGTTAGATTTAACTGCAGTTTTCCTTCTACCCATTCTGTTTTGTTGTTTCAGTTGTAATCTATATCTCACTGTCATTTAGATCGACTGCTAGTGGCAGTAGAATAGTTTTGTAACTCGTTATCGCCATCTTGCCTGGTATCTATCAATCATATATTTCCCACCATTATGACAGTCTGATTCTGAACCTATATATGCTTCTGAACTATCAGATCCACAGTATAACAAAACTTATGGATTTCTGAACAGGAGTTGGACTTCCGCTATGCTTTACCTCTGGGATTTTATAATGCCGCTCTCAACATTGGAATTTCTGCTGGTGTAACTGTCCCATGGGGAAGTGGGTTCTTAAGTCTGCCTACCTTTTTACCTGAGAAATTTTTTCTGGGTGGTAATTCTTCTCCAGTTTGTGCACTTGGGGGGCCATCATCTTTATTGGGCTTCAAGACCAGGGGATTGGGACCTGCTGAACCTAGAAGGCAAGTTGTAGAGAATTCCAGTGATGAGAGCTATGATGCAGCTTCTGCAATGGATTTTGTGGGAGGAGATCTCGCTGTTACTGCTTTTGCAGACCTTTCTTTTGATCTACCATTGCGGGTATTGAGAGAAGCTGGGATTCATGGCCATGCTTTTGCTTGTACCGGAAGCCTGAacaaattaacagaaaatgcctaTAAAGATTTGTCTTTACAGAAATTCCAAGAATCATTCCGAGCTTCAGCTGGATTTGGTGTCATTGTACCGACCAAGCTCTTCCGAATGGAGGTAAGTAATCCATGTTAAGATCTGCTTGTGGATTTTCCTCCTCCGCTGTAAAAATTTGTTCCCTTGTCCATTATGCACATACAAGCTACGTGTCTTTTTAACTGTTGCACCGATATTCACTGGAGTTTCCACTTCTGGGGGTAAAGAACAAAAGTGAGACTCAATTCTGACCACCTGATGAATAATATGGTGTCTTTGGACTGG is a genomic window of Nicotiana tabacum cultivar K326 chromosome 16, ASM71507v2, whole genome shotgun sequence containing:
- the LOC107831129 gene encoding uncharacterized protein LOC107831129, with the translated sequence MASSPEENRRRPIDDDDDETEPDEDVDYEEIEEEDEDEEEEEQPKPVTEESRMRSDRVKMESLFRRLSSERVPLRVHDVIIKGNTKTKESLIEVEVEALKNATTVQELLKAASIANARLQQLDIFDSVNITLDSGPPELPGTTNVVVEVVESENPLTGSVGVFSKPEARAWSLEGSLKLKNLLGYGDIWDGSLAYGWDLTSEVSAGVSLPRFKRLITPVTARLSLLSQDWLKFSSYKERALGLSLGLLSSRSHDLTYSLSWRALTDPSQMSSRAVRRQLGHSLISALKYTFKIDGRNSPLRPTRGFAFLSSSQIGGLLPDHRGLRFLRQELDFRYALPLGFYNAALNIGISAGVTVPWGSGFLSLPTFLPEKFFLGGNSSPVCALGGPSSLLGFKTRGLGPAEPRRQVVENSSDESYDAASAMDFVGGDLAVTAFADLSFDLPLRVLREAGIHGHAFACTGSLNKLTENAYKDLSLQKFQESFRASAGFGVIVPTKLFRMEVNYCYILKQQEHDRGKTGVQFSFSSSF